One region of Culex pipiens pallens isolate TS chromosome 2, TS_CPP_V2, whole genome shotgun sequence genomic DNA includes:
- the LOC120428932 gene encoding probable serine/threonine-protein kinase kinX isoform X5: protein MGIAGSKEESCLKAELDAACRECEGIRGRLRTQDAEIDSLRLKSSNQEDELNLKYQNLEVEMLELTEKLKDTRQMANELNVQLGEAKAEAETLRLEKEKLQEERAEEQKIIKEALELALKERSQVEAKWKCDFEQLRTHHSDREEHLMEDCEWKLRSMQKNCKEKLEAVERERKAAIDKATRLEQENRNNMAEAIRLRSFEGEATKLRGLTNDQKETLTVMTRQIDRLRNELEDASNKLEAEIVKAQQLKTRCEYQICEKEREALNRIEIARGEIAMQWEDRLLHEMNRLRVEMEQTNLEDRLSAINRFKREALQETEELTQKFNMREKQLKEEIESLKKTIERQKQAMEDAQSEADTKLMQSRMFVDRRERELEEVLVRETTQRDQIIAELKEQHEKEKRDMEQHFSLRIQQVQEEFERELSDATEMLKVSHKKELEKQWKQLVSEKEEALQLMESRQRTRLEEAENKIRELTIDHQRTLKDLQEERIFESRSMETRDAKNSQEIQTLHKKCRILTNLFEEMRMRYERREPRQEDLQQIEELKSVIESQDRDLRLLTERFREMQLQERELLQQQQQQQQLQPPPQPPRRAKNRNNKPQPQQQQQQMIVEDCEPIPVPIVCDVIYEENEAELIQEEQEGKHVVVDLPESEIQTETKQVHSTEPVIVQSEVPQQAEATPVIAIEQIPESTAQQQQVPAVAVQAPMITITEEEGGSAEPASEVDICEVTVELPVKQPAKIPPAEPINPQKVQNMPEMIVVRVPDVAAAATAAAEAIVSAPGPRSSST from the exons ATGGGGATCGCGGGATCGAAGGAAGAATCTT GTCTCAAGGCGGAACTGGACGCAGCATGCAGGGAGTGCGAGGGTATCCGGGGACGGTTGCGAACGCAAGACGCCGAGATAGACTCACTAAGACTGAAGTCCTCCAACCAGGAGGATGAGCTAAATCTTAAGTATCAAAATCTAGAGGTAGAAATGCTAGAGTTAACGGAAAAGCTGAAGGACACCCGCCAGATGGCGAACGAGCTGAACGTTCAGCTTGGGGAAGCTAAAGCCGAAGCGGAGACACTTCGGCTGGAGAAGGAGAAATTACAGGAAGAACGTGCCGAAGAGCAGAAGATTATCAAGGAAGCGCTGGAGTTGGCGCTGAAGGAGCGTTCTCAGGTTGAGGCCAAGTGGAAATGTGATTTTGAACAGCTGCGGACGCACCACTCGGACCGGGAGGAACACCTCATGGAAGACTGCGAGTGGAAGCTCCGATCGATGCAGAAGAACTGCAAGGAGAAGCTCGAAGCGGTGGAACGAGAGCGGAAGGCCGCAATTGACAAAGCGACTCGGCTGGAGCAGGAAAACCGAAACAACATGGCAGAG GCCATTCGGCTGCGATCGTTCGAGGGAGAGGCAACCAAGCTGCGTGGACTGACAAACGATCAGAAGGAAACACTGACCGTGATGACGCGCCAAATCGATCGGCTCAGGAACGAACTCGAGGACGCAAGCAACAAACTGGAAGCGGAAATCGTCAAAGCCCAGCAACTAAAAACCCGCTGTGAATA CCAAATATGCGAGAAGGAACGCGAAGCCCTGAACCGGATAGAGATCGCCCGCGGTGAGATCGCGATGCAGTGGGAGGATCGCCTGCTGCACGAGATGAACCGGCTTCGGGTCGAGATGGAACAGACCAACCTCGAGGATCGCCTGTCCGCCATCAACCGGTTCAAGCGGGAAGCGTTGCAGGAAACTGAAGAGCTAACGCAAAAGTTCAACATGCGCGAGAAGCAACTGAAGGAAGAG ATCGAGTCCCTCAAGAAGACCATCGAGCGTCAGAAGCAAGCAATGGAAGACGCACAATCCGAAGCGGACACCAAGCTGATGCAGTCGCGGATGTTCGTCGATCGACGGGAGCGAGAGCTGGAAGAAGTTCTGGTCCGTGAAACTACGCAGAGAGATCAAATTATTG CTGAACTGAAGGAGCAGCACGAGAAGGAGAAGCGCGACATGGAGCAGCACTTTAGCCTCCGGATACAGCAGGTGCAAGAAGAGTTTGAGCGCGAACTGTCCGACGCGACGGAAATGCTCAAGGTGTCACACAAAAAGGAACTGg aaaaacaatGGAAACAACTGGTGAGCGAAAAGGAAGAAGCACTCCAACTGATGGAAAGTCGACAACGAACACGGCTCGAGGAAGCTGAAAATAAAATCAG AGAGCTCACGATCGACCATCAGCGGACCCTGAAGGATCTGCAGGAGGAGCGCATCTTCGAAAGCCGAAGCATGGAGACGCGCGACGCCAAAAATAGCCAGGAAATCCAAACCCTGCATAAAAAGTGCCGAATCTTAACGAACCT CTTCGAGGAAATGCGAATGCGATACGAACGCCGTGAGCCCCGGCAGGAAGATTTGCAGCAAATCGAGGAACTGAAAAGCGTGATCGAGTCCCAGGATCGGGACTTGCGCTTGCTCACCGAGCGATTCCGTGAGATGCAACTGCAGGAACGTGAACTgcttcaacagcagcagcagcagcagcagttgcagCCTCCGCCACAACCTCCCCGAAGAGCCAAGAATCGTAACAACAAGCCTCAaccacaacagcagcagcagcaaatgaTCGTGGAAGATTGCGAGCCGATTCCGGTTCCGATCGTGTGCGACGTGATCTACGAAGAGAACGAAGCCGAACTCATCCAGGAGGAGCAGGAAGGAAAGCATGTCGTTGTGGACCTGCCCGAATCGGAGATCCAGACCGAAACCAAGCAGGTTCACTCGACGGAGCCGGTGATCGTGCAGTCGGAGGTTCCTCAGCAAGCTGAAGCCACTCCCGTGATAGCGATCGAGCAAATTCCGGAATCGActgcccagcagcagcaggttccAGCGGTGGCCGTCCAGGCACCCATGATCACGATCACCGAGGAGGAGGGCGGCAGTGCCGAACCGGCCTCGGAGGTGGACATTTGCGAAGTGACGGTGGAACTGCCCGTCAAGCAGCCCGCAAAGATCCCCCCGGCGGAACCGATCAACCcacaaaaagtacaaaacatGCCCGAGATGATTGTGGTTCGCGTTCCGgatgtggcggcggcggcgactgCTGCTGCGGAAGCGATCGTGTCTGCGCCGGGACCACGTTCCTCATCGACGTAG
- the LOC120428925 gene encoding aldo-keto reductase family 1 member B1-like — MASKVPRVKLSNGQSIPILGLGTWGSPPGEVAQAVKDAIDIGYRHIDCAHVYQNEHEVGEGVNAKIKEGVVKREDIFVTSKLWNTFHRPDLVEGACRATLKNLGLDYLDLYLIHWPMAYKEGDALFPTDENGKTAYSDVDFVDTWKAMEKLVGLGLTKGVGISNFNSKQVERVLQVAKIKPVVNQIECHPYLAQVKLSPFCAQRGLVVTAYSPLGSPNRPWAKPDDPQLMEDPKIVSIAKKYKKTPAQILIRYQIQRGHVVIPKSVNKARIQSNFEVFDFELTEDDIKLITTFDCNGRLVPITSAAGHPHHPFESEEF; from the exons ATGGCATCCAAAGTACCACGAGTGAAGCTGAGCAATGGCCAGTCCATCCCGATTTTGGGCCTCGGAACGTGGGGC TCTCCGCCCGGTGAGGTTGCCCAGGCCGTGAAGGATGCCATCGATATCGGGTACCGTCACATCGATTGTGCCCACGTGTACCAGAATGAGCACGAAGTAGGCGAGGGTGTGAACGCCAAGATCAAGGAGGGTGTCGTCAAGCG CGAGGACATCTTCGTGACCAGCAAGTTGTGGAACACCTTCCACCGGCCGGATTTGGTCGAGGGAGCGTGCCGAGCCACGCTGAAGAATCTGGGTCTGGACTACTTGGATTTGTACCTGATCCACTGGCCAATGGCCTACAAGGAGGGCGATGCACTGTTCCCAACCGACGAGAACGGCAAGACGGCCTACTCGGATGTTGATTTTGTCGACACGTGGAAGGCCATGGAGAAGCTCGTTGGGCTGGGCCTCACCAAGGGAGTTGGAATTTCCAACTTCAACTCGAAGCAGGTCGAGCGCGTTCTGCAGGTTGCCAAGATCAAGCCGGTCGTAAACCAGATCGAGTGCCATCCGTACCTGGCCCAGGTCAAACTGTCACCGTTCTGTGCCCAGCGAGGACTCGTCGTTACGGCTTACAGCCCGCTCGGATCGCCGAACCGCCCCTGGGCCAAGCCCGACGACCCTCAGCTGATGGAAGATCCCAAGATCGTGAGCATCgcgaaaaagtacaaaaagaCCCCGGCCCAGATCCTGATCCGCTACCAAATCCAGCGTGGCCATGTGGTCATCCCCAAGTCGGTCAACAAGGCGCGCATCCAGTCCAACTTTGAGGTGTTTGACTTTGAGCTGACCGAGGACGACATCAAGCTGATCACGACCTTCGACTGCAACGGTCGGCTGGTGCCGATCACAAG TGCTGCCGGTCATCCCCACCATCCGTTCGAGAGCGAGGAGTTTTAA
- the LOC120428924 gene encoding aldo-keto reductase family 1 member B1-like has translation MATKIPNAIFNNGKSIPMIGLGTWGSPPGQVTQAVKDAIDIGYRHIDCAHVYQNEHEVGDGVEAKIKDGTVKREDIFITSKLWNTFHRPELVEGACRNTLKNLKLEYLDLYLIHWPVGYKEGDDLFPMQPDGKKFIFSDADYVDTWKAMEKLVDDGLVKNIGLSNFNRKQVQRVLDVARIKPVTNQIENHAYLHQAKLCAFCAEKGIIVTAYSPLASPARPWVKDGDIVLLEDEKLKSIAAKHSRDPAQILIRYQIQQGHVVIPKSVTKARIASNFDVFSFELDAEDVKLLASLERNERICPEFGSFGHPHHPFENEEC, from the exons atGGCTACTAAGATCCCGAACGCCATCTTTAACAATGGCAAGAGCATCCCGATGATTGGACTGGGAACGTGGGGG tCCCCGCCCGGTCAGGTCACGCAGGCCGTGAAGGATGCCATCGACATCGGCTACAGACACATCGATTGTGCCCATGTGTACCAAAACGAACATGAAGTTGGGGATGGAGTTGAGGCCAAGATTAAGGATGGGACAGTTAAGAG AGAGGACATTTTCATCACGAGCAAGTTGTGGAACACCTTCCACCGACCGGAGCTGGTCGAAGGAGCTTGCAGAAATACTTTGAAGAATCTCAAGCTTGAATACTTGGATTTGTATCTGATTCACTGGCCCGTTGGTTACAAGGAAGGTGACGATCTATTCCCGATGCAGCCGGACGGAAAGAAGTTTATTTTCTCCGACGCGGATTACGTCGATACCTGGAAGGCGATGGAAAAGCTGGTCGATGATGGACTGGTCAAGAACATCGGCCTGTCCAACTTTAATCGCAAGCAGGTTCAACGCGTTCTGGACGTGGCCAGGATCAAACCCGTCACGAACCAGATCGAGAATCATGCGTACTTACATCAGGCCAAACTGTGCGCATTTTGCGCTGAAAAGGGCATCATCGTTACCGCGTACAGTCCTCTGGCTTCCCCGGCTAGACCGTGGGTCAAGGACGGCGATATCGTTCTTCTTGAAGACGAAAAGTTGAAGTCGATCGCCGCGAAGCACTCGCGCGATCCGGCCCAAATTTTGATCCGCTACCAGATCCAGCAGGGCCACGTGGTCATCCCGAAGTCGGTCACCAAAGCCCGGATCGCGTCCAATTTCGACGTTTTCTCGTTCGAACTGGACGCGGAAGATGTGAAGCTGCTGGCATCGCTGGAACGCAACGAGCGCATCTGTCCGGAGTTTGGATCCTTTGGACATCCGCACCATCCGTTTGAGAATGAGGAgtgttga
- the LOC120428926 gene encoding 1,5-anhydro-D-fructose reductase-like, with product MSSAVPKVSLGNGFDIPALGYGTYLAKEGQGIDLVKKAIDAGYRHIDTAFLYENEVEVGQAIRDKIAEGVVKREDLFVTSKLWNTFHRPEHVAAAFQRSFDMLDIGYIDLYLMHSPMGLQFQGYEFGDMQPKDAEGNSLFDEVDYVETWKAMEKLVKSGKVRSIGLSNFNSEQIARILEVATIKPVNNQVEVNPGCNQKRLIEFCRERGITVTAFGPMGRPHRATYGNKSALGDAKVLEIGQKYGKTDGQVILRYLIQLGTIPIPYSTKEERIKQNFDVFNFSLTDDEMQYMDTFQSERTLPFPPLKKHKYYPFNAEF from the exons ATGTCGAGTGCGGTGCCAAAAGTTAGCCTGGGAAATGGATTCGACATTCCAGCGCTGGGTTACGGGACGTATTTG GCAAAGGAAGGTCAAGGGATCGACCTGGTGAAGAAGGCGATCGACGCTGGCTACCGACACATTGACACGGCGTTCCTGTACGAGAACGAGGTCGAAGTTGGCCAGGCGATTCGGGATAAAATCGCCGAAGGAGTCGTGAAACGGGAAGATCTGTTTGTCACTTCAAAG CTATGGAACACCTTCCACCGCCCGGAACACGTGGCCGCGGCCTTCCAGCGCTCGTTCGATATGCTCGACATTGGCTATATCGATCTGTACCTGATGCATTCGCCAATGGGGTTGCAATTTCAGGGCTACGAGTTCGGTGACATGCAACCAAAGGATGCCGAGGGAAATTCGCTGTTTGACGAGGTCGACTACGTTGAAACGTGGAAGGCCATGGAAAAGTTGGTTAAAAGTGGGAAGGTGCGCAGCATTGGACTGTCGAACTTTAACAGCGAACAGATTGCTAGGATTTTGGAGGTTGCTACGATCAAGCCGGTTAACAATCAGGTTGAGGTCAATCCCGGATGTAATCAGAAAAGGTTGATTGAGTTTTGTCGGGAGCGTGGCATTACGGTGACGGCGTTTGGACCGATGGGAAGGCCTCATCGGGCGACTTACGGGAATAAATCGGCTCTCGGAGATGCGAAGGTGCTGGAGATTGGACAGAAATATGGAAAGACTGATGGACAAGTGATTCTGAGATATTTG attcaaCTGGGAACCATTCCAATTCCTTACTCAACCAAGGAGGAGCGAATCAAGCAAAATTTTGACGTGTTTAATTTCAGCTTGACTGACGATGAGATGCAATACATGGACACGTTCCAGTCGGAAAGGACGCTCCCTTTCCCACCACTCAAAAAGCACAAATATTACCCTTTTAATGCGGAGTTTTGA